One Pyrus communis chromosome 4, drPyrComm1.1, whole genome shotgun sequence genomic region harbors:
- the LOC137731028 gene encoding carbonic anhydrase 2-like: MAKDSYEDAIAGLSKLLSEKADLEGVAAAKIKQITAELASADSTDAVERIKTGFTHFKKEKYEKDVDLYAKLATGQSPKFMVFACSDSRVCPSHILNFQPGEAFVVRNIANMVPPYDLTKYSGMGAAIEYAVLHLKVENILVIGHSCCGGIKGLMSIPDDGSTASDFIESWVKICSPAKTKIKAAYSGLSFTEQCTNLEKESVNISLGNLLTYPFVREAVVNKTLSLKGGYYNFVKGSFQLWDLDFKITPNLTV, encoded by the exons ATGGCGAAGGACTCGTACGAGGATGCCATTGCCGGACTTTCCAAGCTCCTAAG TGAAAAGGCTGACCTCGAGGGCGTCGCCGCCGCCAAGATCAAGCAGATAACGGCTGAGCTGGCGTCGGCTGACTCGACCGACGCGGTCGAGAGGATCAAAACCGGGTTCACCCATTTCAAGAAGGAGAAATACGA GAAAGATGTTGATTTGTACGCCAAACTGGCCACAGGCCAAAGTCCCAAG TTTATGGTATTTGCATGCTCAGACTCCCGAGTTTGCCCCTCGCACATCCTCAATTTCCAACCAGGGGAGGCCTTTGTGGTCCGAAACATCGCTAACATGGTCCCTCCATATGACCTG ACAAAGTACTCGGGAATGGGGGCGGCCATTGAATATGCGGTATTGCATCTGAAG GTGGAGAATATTTTGGTGATTGGACACAGCTGCTGTGGAGGTATAAAGGGGCTCATGTCTATCCCAGATGATGGGTCCACTGCTAG TGACTTCATAGAGAGCTGGGTGAAAATCTGTTCACCGGCAAAGACCAAGATTAAAGCTGCATACAGTGGTTTGAGTTTCACGGAGCAGTGCACCAACTTGGAGAAG GAGTCCGTGAACATCTCATTGGGAAACTTACTGACATATCCATTTGTGAGAGAAGCGGTGGTGAACAAGACTCTGAGTCTGAAAGGTGGATATTACAATTTCGTCAAGGGCAGCTTCCAGCTCTGGGATCTTGATTTCAAAATTACACCTAATTTGACTGTGTGA
- the LOC137731396 gene encoding transcription factor WER-like has protein sequence MEAEYEYKKGLWTKEEDEILLDYIRVHRSGRWNRIPKVTGLKRNGKSCRLRWLNHLSPDVKRGYFSEQEEDLIIRLHNLLGNRWSLIAGRLPGRTDNQIKNYWNAHLSKKLGDIKKQHTPGKLVVSTSKAHSSATQELAGDKLVHQHKLLKARYSDSTSGMKSNNQTANLDSNEEEEIEWMAKHCTELLSCSNYDNLISWGMDDILQGYPLDYCNYN, from the exons ATGGAAGCAGAATATGAGTACAAGAAAGGGTTATGGACAAAGGAGGAAGATGAGATTCTGCTAGACTACATAAGGGTACATAGAAGTGGCCGCTGGAACCGCATTCCTAAGGTTACCG GCCTGAAGAGGAATGGAAAGAGCTGCAGATTGAGGTGGCTCAACCATCTCAGCCCAGATGTGAAACGCGGCTATTTTTCTGAGCAGGAAGAAGACCTCATTATCAGACTTCATAATCTCCTTGGAAACAG GTGGTCTTTGATTGCGGGGCGTTTACCAGGAAGAACTGACAACCAAATCAAGAACTACTGGAATGCTCATTTGAGCAAAAAGCTTGGCGACATAAAGAAGCAGCATACACCTGGAAAACTTGTTGTTTCTACGTCTAAAGCTCACTCTTCTGCTACTCAAGAACTGGCAGGAGACAAACTAGTACACCAACACAAACTGCTCAAAGCGCGGTACTCGGACTCAACTTCCGGTATGAAAAGTAATAATCAAACCGCAAATTTGGATTctaatgaagaagaagagataGAATGGATGGCCAAGCATTGTACCGAGTTGCTTTCTTGTTCTAATTATGATAATTTGATTAGCTGGGGCATGGACGATATTCTGCAAGGATACCCTCTTGACTATTGTAAttataattaa